The DNA region CGCGGGAACATCCAGGCAAAGGCACAATGGCGGTAATGGCGTCTTTGGTTTTGGGATCCCGGTAGGAGCACCCTGGGAAGAGGACATCGGTTTTGTCTCCCGAGTTGGGATAGGAGGTGACGAAACCCACGCGAGACCCCAGCATAATAACTGAACCAACTCGAGCTGCCGCTGTAGGGATGTAGTTTTCCTTGAGAGAGAGGGTAACATCGCCAAAGCTTGGTTCGTTTGTTGAAGCGTTGAAACTGAGAATATAAGCGCGGTCGGCACCCAGCACCGTGACGACTGCCTGCCAGTTCTGAGCATCGGCGGCCACAAGCGGCAGAATATCCTGAATCTTTCCCGGCAATTGTCCAACAGAGCGGATTGGCTTTTCGCTTTGCAAGACATAGACATTTCCGGCTGCGCTGCCGAGAACAACTGTGTCCGCAGCCACGGTCTTCATAACATTGTAGGACCTCAAATCAGCCACAACCTCAGCAGGCAGCTGTACCTCCCTCCATTTTGGTTTACCTTGGATATCAGCCATGAATATCCTCCCGGGAGATGTGGTTGAAACCATCCTGGAATCCGACAGGAAGGCGTACTTTTGAAAGGCTTGCCTGGGGTCTCCTTTCGGCAGAGGGCTCATTATGGAAGTCTCTGGGTTCTTTTGAATGCGTTCAAGAACGTCATCAAAAGAAAGATTGAGATCAAAATCCTCAAAGCCACCCTCGGAGGCTGAATTTGACAAACCCCCAGAAACAACAATCTTTCCATCCGCTCCGCCAGTGGCTATTATGGAAGCCCGTCCCTCCCTATTTGAGACAGCAGCGGACCAAATATTCTTGCCGTTATGGCAACCGTCAGTCGTGCGGTGCTTCAAAGTCCCCTTTGGCCCTTCCGACCCAGTCAAGTCAAGACTCAACTCCCATTTTTGTCTTGTAGTATCCTCGCCGAATGAGTACACATTAATGGGACCATTTGATCTCGATGTGTATTCCCCAAACTTGACATGCCATATCCTTGACAAATGTCCCATGGCAACTGCCACACATCTCGTTGAGTCGTTTTTGttctcctccttcacttCCGAGTTACCACCAAAACCGGTCTCTCTCGCTTCCCCAAGGGCTTTGGAATCTATTTCCATTCCATTTTCCCCGACAACGAGATGTCGATTAGTAATGTCCCATATCCTTATCGTCCTATCGTCACTGCAGCTTGCCAGTAGCCTGAACTTTGACCCAGGGCTTAATTCGAGCTCTGGTGATATAGTAACACCGAAAATCGACCCTTCGTGTCCACCAAACACGTATAGCACCTCCCATTGAGACGGCCTGCAAGAGTCCAGGTAGAATTTCCAGACAATAATCTCCCCGAATACTGTGCCGCCTGCTacgaggatggtgttgtcgcCCAGAAACGTGAGGTTCGCAGAATACAGGATGGGCCTCGATGGCGACACCACAGGCCCTAGCTCGAGGAGGTTTCCGTCTGAACTGAGTTTTAGAGTGACAATTTCGTTATGAGCGGTGACTAGCGCGCCCAGAGTCTCGCCGTTGCAAGAGAAGAGGATGCCATCGTAGATCCAGTCTGGCGTTTGAAACTCGGTGGGTAACTCGGTAGGGGCGGTTCTTTGAATGAGGGATGCAACTGACGACGGTGGGAGAACCATGACAGATTGCCCACCCCAAATCAAGAATCCCCcttctgttgttggggtgCCATCCTCAGATTTCCAAGCATGAATTCCATGGATAGGCTGTGAGTTGAAAACTCTGAGTTGGCTGACGAGGCGAGAGGTGGCTACGTCGTATATTCTGAGCCAGGTGTCTTCACCTGCAAGGAGGTATGAAGAGTTGGACTCGGCATGATAGATCtcgagggcggtgatgggaCTGAGCACAAAGCTCTGTTGTAGTTGAgttcgaggatgaggggtgCTCTGAGATGTAAAGTTAGTGAGGGGGTTCGGGTTGTGTGTGAGTGACTCACGAGAGTTTGTAGGTTGAAGCCAACATACCGTTTGAGACATAATGATGATGTAAGAAATACCCGTTGATAATGTGATTCGTCTTCATAGGTGTCATAAAATCATTTTCATGTGTGAGCGTTATTCGTGTGCCAGTGGTGTGGTTTTGAGCGTGAGGGAAGCAAAGGCTCAGGGTGTGAGAACTTTCGGCCAATAAGCACGCACCAATAGTGACCCACCCAGGCAGCCTTCCTGAGTGGGTCCATGGACCCCT from Podospora pseudoanserina strain CBS 124.78 chromosome 1, whole genome shotgun sequence includes:
- the WDR6 gene encoding WD repeat-containing protein 6 (EggNog:ENOG503NVGF; COG:S), which produces MSQTSTPHPRTQLQQSFVLSPITALEIYHAESNSSYLLAGEDTWLRIYDVATSRLVSQLRVFNSQPIHGIHAWKSEDGTPTTEGGFLIWGGQSVMVLPPSSVASLIQRTAPTELPTEFQTPDWIYDGILFSCNGETLGALVTAHNEIVTLKLSSDGNLLELGPVVSPSRPILYSANLTFLGDNTILVAGGTVFGEIIVWKFYLDSCRPSQWEVLYVFGGHEGSIFGVTISPELELSPGSKFRLLASCSDDRTIRIWDITNRHLVVGENGMEIDSKALGEARETGFGGNSEVKEENKNDSTRCVAVAMGHLSRIWHVKFGEYTSRSNGPINVYSFGEDTTRQKWELSLDLTGSEGPKGTLKHRTTDGCHNGKNIWSAAVSNREGRASIIATGGADGKIVVSGGLSNSASEGGFEDFDLNLSFDDVLERIQKNPETSIMSPLPKGDPRQAFQKYAFLSDSRMVSTTSPGRIFMADIQGKPKWREVQLPAEVVADLRSYNVMKTVAADTVVLGSAAGNVYVLQSEKPIRSVGQLPGKIQDILPLVAADAQNWQAVVTVLGADRAYILSFNASTNEPSFGDVTLSLKENYIPTAAARVGSVIMLGSRVGFVTSYPNSGDKTDVLFPGCSYRDPKTKDAITAIVPLPGCSREFLTTCRDGIYRMYTLRADNRTFSLRHEISPPMGMIEGAWFTTAENPELILHGFKGKQFIYYNATTSAVLASLECGGAHRSFAIISALTNPNALRLVFTKSSHLRFYSQSSTFLRTIKEGGHGREIRAVACSSSFKYIATAAEDTVIRIWTPSPTGQAFKCLATLEKHSSGIQSLQWKGDSTLVSCGGSEELFIWDITRLESDYETIAVKCEAVWNFQSKDKDLRIMAFSWSTNYIGEYHNEFAIALSNSTIQTYAYGERTQEFEFGSEAKYTGACPTQLRFLSNGDILVAYTDGHIAIWTRPDLNIDPDVGHANNSPLGLKLLLKVHQSSIKSLDVVDLEDCHYLISTGGDDNALVITDLRVEENDVKYVVSGRYRVSSAHGAAVTGLKIVRDDTDMIEVVTVSNDQRIKLWRAVPGEGGQGMKISLQDNRYSGIADVGDVEVIESGKVLVGGVGMEVWDFNPFKWL